One genomic window of Arachis hypogaea cultivar Tifrunner chromosome 8, arahy.Tifrunner.gnm2.J5K5, whole genome shotgun sequence includes the following:
- the LOC112707768 gene encoding probable WRKY transcription factor 11, with translation MAVELMGFPKMDDPNNKAIQEAASEGIKGMEHLVRLLSNPSQNDTTDLTNVTVSKFRKLISLLNRTGRARFRRAPISNSSDSLTFSPATFTPPPPPPHSQPQPLPLPQPQPLAVAPVTVHHPSPLLPPQTLTLDFTKPNNSFLTNVSNNAGAKSMELEFSKDTTTFSVSSNSSFMSSAITGDGSVSNGKLGTSIFLNPTGKLPLSSSAPAPAPVKKRCHDHHSDDVSGKVSGSSSKCHCIKRRKNRVKKTIRVPAISSKIADIPADEYSWRKYGQKPIKGSPYPRGYYKCSTVRGCPARKHVERAPDDPSMLIVTYEGEHRHSIQTAMQDNISSAGVGLVFGST, from the exons ATGGCAGTGGAGTTAATGGGATTCCCAAAAATGGACGACCCAAATAACAAAGCCATACAAGAAGCAGCATCCGAGGGCATAAAGGGAATGGAGCACCTCGTTCGCCTTCTTTCAAACCCTTCGCAAAACGACACCACTGACCTCACAAACGTCACCGTTTCCAAGTTCCGCAAACTCATTTCCTTACTTAACCGCACCGGCCGCGCCCGCTTCCGCCGTGCACCAATTTCAAATTCCTCAGACTCTTTAACCTTCTCTCCGGCGACCTTCACTCCTCCCCCGCCGCCGCCGCACTCACAGCCACAGCCACTGCCACTGCCACAGCCACAGCCGCTTGCGGTTGCTCCGGTCACCGTCCACCACCCTTCTCCTCTTCTTCCGCCGCAGACTCTCACTCTTGACTTCACCAAACCTAACAACAGCTTCCTCACCAACGTATCCAACAACGCCGGAGCCAAATCCATGGAGCTGGAGTTCTCGAAGGACACGACGACGTTTAGCGTCTCGTCGAACTCGTCGTTTATGTCCTCCGCCATCACCGGCGACGGCAGCGTCTCCAACGGCAAGCTCGGAACCTCGATCTTCCTCAACCCTACCGGGAAATTGCCTCTCTCGTCGTCGGCGCCGGCTCCGGCTCCGGTCAAGAAAAGGTGTCACGACCACCACTCCGACGATGTATCCGGCAAGGTCTCCGGTTCTTCCAGCAAGTGCCACTGCATCAAGCGAAG GAAAAATAGGGTTAAGAAGACGATAAGAGTGCCGGCAATTAGTTCAAAGATAGCTGATATTCCGGCGGACGAGTACTCATGGAGGAAGTACGGTCAGAAACCGATCAAAGGGTCGCCGTACCCAAG GGGTTATTATAAGTGCAGTACTGTGAGAGGGTGTCCGGCGAGGAAACACGTGGAGCGCGCACCAGATGATCCATCTATGCTGATCGTGACGTACGAAGGGGAGCACCGTCACTCCATTCAGACCGCGATGCAGGATAACATTTCTTCTGCGGGAGTGGGTTTGGTATTCGGGTCAACGTAA